A genomic stretch from Microtus pennsylvanicus isolate mMicPen1 chromosome 9, mMicPen1.hap1, whole genome shotgun sequence includes:
- the Proz gene encoding vitamin K-dependent protein Z, which yields MAGCVSLLRGLILAFLLTLVLHQVELSVFLPASEANKVLVRWRRSGSYLLEELFEGNLEKECYEEICNYEEAREVFEDNISTERFWKQYWGGSPCISQPCLNNGTCKDHIRNYSCTCSPGYEGRNCAMATNECHLERTDGCQHFCHPGESSYLCSCAKGYKLGKDHKSCSPNDKCACGTLTSKDIRDYQSPPGFPWQVKLTDSKGMDFCAGVLIQEDFVLTTAKCSLLHSNISVKTSAGQRIGVRSTHVHMRYDEESGENDLSLLELEEPLQCPSSGLPVCIPERDFAEHVLIPGTDGLLSGWTLNGTGLGTTQTMLPVTHADGEECEQTLNVTVTTRTSCEKGSVVTGAWAEGSAVTREHKGTWFLTGILGSPPPPEQSHVLLTTVPRYSMWFKQIMK from the exons ATGGCTGGCTGTGTCTCGCTGCTCCGGGGCCTCATTCTCGCCTTCCTCCTTACCCTTGTCCTGCACCAGGTGGAGCTTTCAG TGTTTCTTCCAGCCTCGGAGGCAAACAAAGTTCTGGTGAGATGGAGACGGTCTGGTTCTTATCTTCTGGAAGAACTCTTCGAGGGCAACTTGGAAAAGGAATGCTATGAGGAAATCTGCAATTATGAGGAAGCGAGAGAAGTATTTGAAGACAACATTAGCACT GAAAGATTCTGGAAACAGTACTGGG GTGGTTCTCCATGTATCTCCCAGCCCTGCCTCAACAACGGGACATGCAAGGACCACATCCGCAATTATAGCTGCACGTGTTCCCCTGGCTATGAGGGCAGGAACTGCGCAATGG ctACAAATGAATGTCACCTAGAGAGGACGGATGGGTGCCAGCACTTCTGCCATCCAGGGGagtcatcctacctgtgcagctgtGCGAAGGGCTACAAGCTGGGCAAGGACCACAAGTCATGCAGTCCCAACG ACAAGTGTGCCTGCGGGACCCTGACTTCCAAAGACATCAGAGACTACCAAAGTCCGCCTGGCTTCCCGTGGCAG gtcaAGTTAACAGACTCCAAAGGAATGGACTTCTGTGCCGGTGTTTTAATACAGGAAGACTTTGTGCTGACAACAGCAAAGTGTTCATTACTCCACAGCAATATAAGCGTAAAAACAA GTGCTGGCCAGAGGATTGGGGTCAGGAGCACTCACGTGCACATGCGTTACGATGAAGAGTCTGGGGAGAACGACCTCTCCCTGCTGGAACTGGAGGAGCCCTTGCAGTGTCCCAGCTCTGGGCTCCCTGTCTGCATCCCAGAGAGGGACTTTGCAGAGCATGTCCTCATCCCTGGAACAGACGGTCTCCTCAGCGGCTGGACACTCAACGGCACAGGCCTGGGTACCACGCAGACGATGCTTCCAGTCACACACGCGGATGGGGAGGAATGTGAACAGACCCTGAACGTGACAGTCACAACAAGAACAAGCTGTGAGAAGGGCAGTGTGGTGACCGGGGCTTGGGCGGAGGGGAGCGCAGTGACCCGAGAACACAAGGGGACCTGGTTCCTCACAGGGATCCTGGGTTCACCACCCCCACCGGAGCAGTCGCACGTGCTCCTCACCACAGTCCCAAGATACTCAATGTGGTTTAAACAGATCATGAAGTGA